A window of the Elusimicrobiota bacterium genome harbors these coding sequences:
- a CDS encoding PLP-dependent aminotransferase family protein, protein MIDITKNLATAPRRTKASVIRELLKLTNKPGVISFAGGLPDPEHFPYDFVAESVKEIMAKKGRVALQYGPTDGLPELKEEFIKFLKKYEGITAKPENLIVTTASQQALDLVGRLFIDASDPVLVEMPSYMGGLQVFKSYGADFVGVKLEDDGVSTEVLEEKLNWLKNQDEHYKFVYLVPDFQNPSGVTLSGEKRKKIIELSEKYNVAVIEDSPYRQIRFEGKAPDMLYRLDQNSRKTDNIISLFTFSKTFAPGLRLGVILAHPQIVKKMEILKQSLDLCTSSLNQLIAADFLRTGYFEKHIEVIKKTYKLKKDTMVGALEKYMPDGVTWTKPEGGLFLWVRLPEAMSADDMFKEAIKENVAYVIGSAFHCDGSGKNTMRLNFSYPTVNEIEEGIKRLANTVKKCMVVK, encoded by the coding sequence ATGATCGATATAACAAAAAATCTCGCAACCGCGCCCAGGCGCACCAAGGCATCCGTAATAAGAGAGCTGCTTAAACTGACCAACAAGCCGGGTGTCATCTCGTTCGCCGGCGGCCTGCCGGATCCGGAACATTTCCCTTACGATTTTGTGGCTGAATCCGTAAAAGAAATAATGGCTAAAAAAGGCAGGGTGGCCCTGCAGTACGGCCCCACCGACGGCCTGCCGGAATTGAAAGAAGAATTTATAAAATTTCTGAAAAAATACGAGGGGATAACCGCCAAGCCTGAAAATCTCATAGTTACCACGGCCTCACAGCAGGCGCTTGACCTGGTGGGCCGTCTTTTTATTGACGCCTCAGACCCCGTGCTGGTGGAAATGCCGAGCTACATGGGCGGGCTCCAGGTTTTTAAGTCCTACGGCGCGGATTTCGTGGGTGTAAAGCTTGAGGACGACGGGGTAAGCACTGAAGTGCTTGAAGAAAAACTTAACTGGCTCAAGAACCAGGACGAGCATTACAAGTTCGTCTACCTGGTGCCGGACTTCCAGAATCCCAGCGGCGTCACCCTTTCCGGTGAAAAGCGAAAAAAAATCATAGAGCTTTCTGAAAAATATAACGTGGCCGTCATAGAGGATTCTCCCTACCGGCAAATACGCTTTGAGGGAAAGGCGCCTGATATGCTTTACCGCCTGGACCAGAATTCCAGAAAGACCGACAACATCATCTCCCTGTTCACGTTCTCAAAAACTTTCGCGCCGGGCCTGCGCCTCGGCGTAATACTTGCCCATCCCCAGATCGTAAAGAAGATGGAGATCCTCAAGCAGTCGCTCGACCTCTGCACTTCCAGCCTGAACCAGCTGATAGCGGCCGACTTCCTGCGCACTGGTTATTTTGAAAAACACATAGAGGTGATAAAAAAAACCTATAAATTGAAGAAGGACACTATGGTGGGCGCTCTTGAGAAGTATATGCCTGACGGCGTTACCTGGACAAAGCCGGAGGGCGGCCTTTTCCTGTGGGTGCGCCTGCCGGAAGCGATGAGCGCCGACGATATGTTCAAGGAGGCGATAAAAGAAAATGTCGCTTATGTGATCGGTTCCGCTTTTCACTGCGATGGTTCCGGTAAAAACACCATGCGGCTGAATTTTTCCTATCCGACCGTAAATGAAATAGAAGAAGGCATAAAACGCCTGGCCAATACCGTGAAAAAGTGCATGGTCGTAAAATAG
- a CDS encoding YtxH domain-containing protein produces the protein MSENRTGEVVSAFLLGGLIGAALGILFAPASGKETREKVGDWMDETKEKAKEKLAKLEEEIKHRKDQLLKHQN, from the coding sequence ATGTCTGAGAACAGAACCGGTGAGGTAGTAAGCGCGTTTTTACTGGGCGGACTTATAGGCGCGGCCCTGGGCATACTTTTTGCCCCGGCCTCCGGCAAAGAAACCCGCGAAAAGGTCGGCGACTGGATGGACGAAACCAAAGAAAAAGCCAAAGAAAAACTGGCAAAACTGGAAGAAGAAATAAAGCACCGCAAAGACCAGCTGCTCAAGCACCAGAATTAA
- a CDS encoding sodium/solute symporter (Members of the Solute:Sodium Symporter (SSS), TC 2.A.21 as described in tcdb.org, catalyze solute:Na+ symport. Known solutes for members of the family include sugars, amino acids, nucleosides, inositols, vitamins, urea or anions, depending on the system.), with the protein MEEISALEKVTGLGWPDYSLVCIAVAALLLISYFKGRGETDTQDFFLGRRRIPIWAATLSFVATEISAMTIVGVPATGFKENWQYLQFFIGSAAARIIIAYLFIPAFYKYNCTTIYEFLKHRFGPQTQYAGSFFFFLTRLFASGLRLYAASLAVSVIMGWPLSWTLAFFTVISVLFIGFGGIRAVIWTGTFEAMSFYLAGGAVLLYLFAHIHGGFGEIFRTAGAAGKLSLFNLGWSAKDPNVLWIAILNGVFGSMASFGTDQELMQRLLTLETREASQRTIIATIFATIPLLILYLSVGTLLFVFYGQNPGLPLPDNSDKILSHFTVHVLPQGLKGLVLTAVILASIDSPLSSLSSSFVTDIYRPLIKKDGTEKHYLLISRLSVAVFGLLLAGIAYYCRKTEGMLWLAYKVNGVTAGSLLGVFLLGLLTKRRANLGNVAAMFISAGLAGVALYLSETGRLALGWSWMIVLGTVCTFAFGWILGKSENPAVLSANEKPRV; encoded by the coding sequence ATGGAAGAAATTTCAGCGCTTGAAAAAGTAACCGGCCTGGGGTGGCCCGATTATTCTCTGGTGTGCATCGCGGTGGCGGCTTTGCTTCTTATTTCCTATTTCAAGGGAAGGGGAGAAACCGACACGCAGGACTTCTTTCTGGGCAGGCGCAGGATACCGATCTGGGCGGCTACGCTCTCTTTTGTGGCCACGGAAATAAGCGCCATGACCATAGTCGGAGTTCCGGCCACGGGGTTCAAGGAGAATTGGCAATATCTTCAGTTCTTTATCGGTTCCGCCGCGGCGCGCATAATTATCGCCTACCTGTTCATCCCCGCGTTTTACAAGTATAACTGCACCACCATTTATGAATTTCTCAAACACCGCTTTGGCCCGCAAACTCAGTATGCCGGCTCATTTTTCTTTTTTCTCACCAGGCTTTTCGCCTCCGGCCTGCGGCTTTACGCGGCGTCGCTCGCGGTTTCGGTTATTATGGGCTGGCCTCTTTCCTGGACACTTGCCTTCTTTACCGTGATAAGCGTGCTGTTTATAGGTTTTGGCGGTATCAGGGCTGTTATCTGGACCGGCACTTTTGAGGCCATGAGTTTTTATCTGGCCGGCGGGGCGGTGCTGCTTTATCTTTTTGCACATATACACGGCGGTTTCGGGGAAATATTCAGAACGGCGGGCGCGGCCGGCAAGCTTTCGCTTTTTAACCTGGGCTGGAGCGCGAAGGATCCCAATGTGCTTTGGATAGCCATCCTGAACGGCGTTTTCGGTTCCATGGCGTCTTTCGGAACCGACCAGGAACTGATGCAGCGCCTGCTTACTCTGGAAACAAGGGAGGCCAGCCAGCGGACCATAATAGCCACCATATTCGCCACCATCCCGCTGCTAATCCTCTATCTTTCGGTGGGGACGCTTCTTTTTGTCTTTTACGGCCAGAACCCGGGCCTGCCGCTTCCGGACAATTCCGACAAGATACTTTCGCATTTCACTGTGCATGTTTTACCGCAGGGGCTTAAGGGCCTGGTGCTGACCGCGGTGATACTTGCAAGCATTGATTCCCCGTTAAGCTCGTTAAGCTCGTCTTTTGTCACGGATATTTACCGGCCTTTGATCAAAAAAGACGGGACTGAAAAACATTATCTGCTGATTTCGCGCCTGAGCGTGGCGGTTTTTGGCCTGTTGCTGGCCGGTATCGCCTATTACTGCCGTAAAACCGAGGGAATGCTGTGGCTTGCATATAAGGTCAACGGAGTGACCGCGGGCAGTTTGCTCGGGGTCTTTTTACTCGGCCTGCTTACCAAAAGGCGCGCCAATCTGGGGAATGTGGCCGCTATGTTTATCAGTGCGGGGCTGGCGGGAGTGGCGCTTTATCTTTCGGAAACAGGCCGCCTGGCCCTCGGCTGGAGCTGGATGATAGTGCTTGGCACCGTCTGCACTTTCGCTTTCGGCTGGATTCTCGGAAAAAGTGAAAATCCCGCGGTGCTGAGCGCAAATGAAAAACCACGCGTTTAA
- a CDS encoding nucleotide pyrophosphohydrolase, protein MKPNFCRKAGKPADSSSLRALARIMDALLAPGGCPWDRKQTHRTLLKNLHEEAFEVDQAVKKSDWENLKEELGDVLLQVVFHSALAEREGHFKLSDVIRTINAKLVRRHPHVFGGKKLSTSAQVLVQWRRIKKAEKEKLILRRKK, encoded by the coding sequence GTGAAACCTAACTTTTGCCGAAAAGCCGGAAAACCTGCGGACAGTTCAAGTCTGCGCGCGCTCGCGCGCATAATGGACGCGCTGCTGGCGCCAGGGGGATGTCCCTGGGACCGTAAGCAGACGCACCGCACGCTTTTAAAAAATCTCCATGAGGAAGCGTTCGAGGTCGACCAGGCGGTTAAAAAGAGCGATTGGGAAAACCTGAAGGAAGAGTTGGGCGATGTCTTGTTGCAGGTGGTCTTTCACAGCGCTCTCGCCGAGCGGGAGGGGCATTTTAAGCTTTCTGACGTGATACGGACCATTAACGCCAAACTGGTGCGGCGGCATCCTCACGTTTTCGGCGGGAAAAAGCTTTCCACTTCCGCCCAGGTGCTGGTTCAATGGCGCAGAATAAAAAAAGCCGAAAAAGAGAAACTTATCCTGCGGCGGAAAAAATGA
- the thyX gene encoding FAD-dependent thymidylate synthase has product MIETEKKSDKGLYQVLDKGFVKLVDFMGGDLRAVQSARVTFGSQTKGEEKDKRLIEYLLAHDHHTPFEHCVFQFHIKCPIFVARQWMRHRMASYNEVSARYTEVAEEFYTPKAFRAQDRINRQGSTASPELNQSKMLAVYEASVKASYQAYRKLLEAGAAREMARMALPVSQYTQFYWSVNARSLLNFLSLRMDAHAQSEIRDYANAISEIFRDKMPWTWEAFLKLHAKSAN; this is encoded by the coding sequence ATGATAGAAACAGAGAAGAAATCTGACAAAGGCCTGTACCAGGTGCTGGATAAAGGCTTTGTGAAACTGGTGGATTTCATGGGAGGCGACCTTCGGGCGGTGCAATCCGCGAGGGTAACTTTCGGCTCACAGACCAAGGGCGAGGAAAAAGACAAAAGACTTATAGAGTACCTGCTGGCCCACGATCACCACACGCCGTTCGAGCACTGCGTTTTTCAATTCCACATAAAATGCCCCATTTTCGTAGCCAGGCAGTGGATGCGCCACCGCATGGCTTCTTATAACGAGGTCAGCGCGCGCTACACCGAGGTAGCCGAGGAATTTTACACGCCCAAAGCTTTTCGGGCGCAGGACAGAATAAACCGGCAGGGCTCCACAGCCTCGCCTGAGCTTAATCAGTCAAAAATGCTGGCCGTCTACGAAGCCAGCGTGAAGGCCTCTTACCAGGCCTACAGGAAACTGCTTGAGGCCGGAGCGGCCAGAGAAATGGCCCGCATGGCTCTGCCGGTATCGCAATACACCCAGTTCTATTGGAGCGTTAACGCGCGCAGCCTGCTTAACTTCCTGTCGCTTCGGATGGACGCTCACGCGCAGTCGGAGATACGGGATTACGCCAACGCCATTTCGGAAATTTTCAGGGATAAAATGCCCTGGACCTGGGAGGCTTTTTTAAAACTACATGCCAAATCCGCCAATTAG
- a CDS encoding chlorite dismutase family protein, with protein MEKIKKQNNIYSNFMFIKLDPAFRRLISNEKIAAKQEFENMVAACQEKLFLRTYMIAGLRADSDILFWRMSDDLEFLQENCARTFSTGAGRYFLNIHSFLGVHQAPEQSAPKKDLEFGFLPKESFGLYKFMLIHPVVKSHVWYELSEEERNAMISERSCVIGRYHEIRENFFTSFGLDEQEMIVARESRHLDELISATRELRELRIKNYTAADKPVFLCVGRDLREILDAIS; from the coding sequence ATGGAAAAGATAAAAAAGCAGAATAATATTTACTCGAATTTCATGTTCATCAAGCTGGACCCGGCTTTCAGGCGCCTTATTTCAAACGAAAAAATAGCCGCCAAGCAGGAATTTGAAAATATGGTGGCCGCATGCCAGGAAAAGCTTTTTTTGCGCACTTACATGATCGCCGGCCTGCGCGCCGATTCCGACATCCTCTTCTGGCGCATGTCCGACGACCTGGAATTTCTCCAGGAAAACTGCGCCCGCACCTTCTCCACCGGAGCCGGGCGGTACTTTTTGAACATCCACTCCTTCCTGGGCGTGCATCAGGCGCCGGAACAGTCCGCCCCTAAAAAAGACCTGGAATTCGGCTTTCTGCCCAAGGAGTCCTTCGGCCTTTATAAATTCATGCTCATACACCCGGTGGTCAAGTCCCATGTCTGGTACGAGCTCTCGGAAGAGGAGCGCAACGCCATGATCTCGGAACGCTCCTGCGTGATAGGCCGCTACCACGAGATACGGGAGAATTTTTTCACTTCCTTCGGTCTGGACGAGCAGGAAATGATAGTGGCGCGCGAGTCCCGGCACCTGGACGAACTGATAAGCGCCACCAGGGAACTGCGCGAACTGCGCATAAAAAATTACACAGCCGCCGACAAGCCGGTGTTTTTATGCGTGGGCCGTGACCTGAGGGAAATACTTGACGCGATAAGTTAA
- the glgC gene encoding glucose-1-phosphate adenylyltransferase encodes MKTIGMIMAGGKGERLYPLTKERSKPAVPFGGKYRIIDFVLSNFINSGIFSNYVLVQYLSQSLIEYLRSSWSSGGITKDHFVTVVPPQMRLGEMWYRGTADAVKQNLNLIHDYAPDLVAVFGADHIYRMDIRQMIAFHLENKADVTVSALSVPLRQASRFGTVVVDAKGRVSGFEEKPKNPKPIPGNPNFAFASMGNYIFSYEALVKILHEESGETVALDFGKTILPSLHKRYRVFAYNFDSQKLAGMKSYEEKSYWRDVGTLDSFWQAHMDLLGPKPKLDLHNKYWPIHSSQYNSAPAKVMESHLQDCMISDGCIINQSSLKRCILSNEVVVHEKCQLEDCIIMDACEIKAGSRLKKVIIDRYNSLEAKTVIGYNPDQDAQSYYIDPDGIVVIPRGISKWQW; translated from the coding sequence ATGAAAACCATAGGCATGATAATGGCCGGCGGAAAGGGTGAAAGGCTTTATCCGCTCACGAAGGAAAGATCAAAACCCGCCGTGCCCTTCGGCGGCAAATACCGCATTATAGACTTCGTACTGTCGAACTTTATCAACTCCGGCATTTTTTCGAACTATGTGCTGGTACAGTACCTGTCGCAGTCGCTGATAGAATATTTACGCTCAAGCTGGAGCAGCGGCGGAATAACCAAGGACCACTTTGTCACCGTGGTCCCGCCGCAGATGCGCCTTGGCGAGATGTGGTACAGGGGCACGGCTGACGCCGTGAAGCAGAACCTTAACCTGATACACGATTACGCCCCTGACCTGGTTGCCGTATTCGGCGCCGACCATATCTACCGCATGGACATCCGCCAGATGATAGCCTTCCACCTGGAAAACAAGGCCGATGTGACGGTATCGGCGCTTAGCGTGCCCCTCAGACAGGCCTCGCGCTTCGGCACCGTGGTGGTGGACGCTAAAGGCAGAGTCAGCGGCTTTGAGGAAAAACCAAAAAACCCGAAACCCATACCCGGGAACCCGAATTTTGCCTTCGCCTCCATGGGCAATTACATTTTTTCCTATGAAGCGCTGGTTAAGATCCTGCATGAAGAATCCGGCGAGACGGTGGCGCTTGACTTCGGCAAGACCATATTGCCGTCACTGCACAAGCGCTACCGCGTGTTCGCCTATAATTTTGACTCCCAGAAACTGGCCGGCATGAAATCCTATGAGGAAAAAAGCTACTGGCGCGATGTGGGGACTCTTGACTCTTTCTGGCAGGCGCACATGGACCTGCTTGGCCCGAAGCCCAAGCTTGACCTGCACAATAAATACTGGCCCATACACTCCTCCCAATACAATTCCGCCCCGGCAAAGGTTATGGAGTCGCATCTGCAGGACTGCATGATCTCGGACGGCTGCATTATAAACCAGTCTTCGCTCAAACGCTGCATCCTGTCGAACGAGGTGGTAGTGCACGAAAAATGCCAGCTTGAAGACTGCATTATAATGGACGCCTGCGAGATCAAGGCGGGTTCCCGCCTGAAAAAAGTCATAATCGACCGCTACAACTCGCTGGAGGCAAAAACGGTCATCGGCTACAATCCGGACCAGGACGCCCAGAGTTACTACATAGACCCCGATGGCATCGTTGTAATACCGCGCGGCATTTCCAAATGGCAATGGTAA
- the ybeY gene encoding rRNA maturation RNase YbeY, whose protein sequence is MPIKIFFETPAPAAIKRAPALLKRALRKALGARFAKRGVCLIFTGDSGIKELNKKFLGRDRVTDVIAFNYPAPPGFDAPPVFGDIYVCLPQAVRQAQAMGHSLLTELLILSAHGALHLAGMDDATPVLRRRMNLKTAAILKKLVYP, encoded by the coding sequence ATGCCGATAAAAATATTTTTTGAAACGCCGGCCCCCGCCGCGATAAAGCGCGCCCCGGCGCTTTTAAAAAGAGCGCTGCGCAAGGCCCTCGGGGCCCGGTTCGCAAAACGCGGCGTATGCCTGATCTTCACAGGCGACTCCGGCATAAAAGAACTGAATAAAAAATTTCTCGGCAGGGACCGCGTCACGGATGTCATCGCTTTCAACTACCCCGCCCCGCCCGGCTTCGACGCCCCCCCCGTATTTGGCGACATTTATGTGTGCCTGCCTCAGGCTGTCAGGCAGGCGCAGGCCATGGGCCACTCGCTTTTAACGGAACTCTTGATACTTTCCGCGCACGGAGCGCTGCATCTGGCCGGAATGGACGATGCCACCCCCGTGTTGCGCCGCCGCATGAATCTGAAAACTGCCGCCATACTGAAGAAGCTGGTCTATCCGTAG
- a CDS encoding adenylate/guanylate cyclase domain-containing protein, protein MTKEKINELFSEEEKAGEQKVNIIRLAAIAVFFADEMLNYYLLGAVELRIHIRTIWTLAAWELFAFAAWRQVNLRGGYARWMKYVSTSVDVLFLTFIIIALEANSGPLISLYYLLIAHSALRYSRRAIFAVTGLSAAGYAAVWWFSFGNPRIQPVPAYAAGINIIAMVVMGVIVGYVVMKMRGLVLKFADNLVRRELAENALLRYVSHQVARQILDSPDGGAIMRDGRRTHVAILISDIRGFTPMSEAMAPEALLKLLNAYFRRMVDVVFKHNGTLDKFVGDALIVVFNDPFDQPDAEKRAVICAAEMQKEIARFNREQEAAGGKILGVGIGVHCGPVIAGNVGSESRMDYTVMGDTVNFTSRLQGKAPAGTVYVSSAVQKKTMADFTYHSLGAMEFKGYSEPAEIHELLN, encoded by the coding sequence ATGACAAAAGAAAAGATAAACGAACTATTTTCGGAAGAGGAAAAGGCCGGCGAACAGAAAGTAAACATAATACGCCTTGCCGCTATAGCGGTTTTTTTTGCGGATGAAATGCTCAACTATTATCTGCTGGGGGCTGTGGAACTCAGGATACATATCCGCACCATATGGACGCTCGCCGCCTGGGAATTGTTTGCGTTCGCCGCTTGGCGGCAGGTTAACCTGCGGGGAGGTTACGCCAGGTGGATGAAGTACGTATCCACCAGCGTGGATGTTCTTTTCCTGACTTTTATAATAATCGCGCTCGAGGCCAACAGCGGCCCGCTGATCTCGCTTTACTACCTTTTAATCGCGCACTCGGCCCTCCGCTACAGCAGGCGCGCGATTTTCGCCGTTACGGGGCTTTCTGCCGCCGGCTACGCGGCAGTGTGGTGGTTCTCGTTCGGGAACCCGCGCATACAGCCGGTTCCCGCCTATGCGGCGGGAATTAACATAATCGCGATGGTCGTGATGGGCGTGATCGTGGGTTATGTGGTAATGAAGATGCGGGGGCTTGTTCTTAAATTCGCCGATAACCTTGTGCGCAGGGAACTGGCCGAAAACGCCCTGTTGCGCTATGTTTCGCACCAGGTCGCGCGGCAGATACTGGATTCCCCGGACGGCGGCGCAATAATGCGGGACGGCCGGCGCACGCATGTGGCCATCCTTATTTCCGATATACGCGGCTTCACCCCCATGTCGGAAGCGATGGCGCCGGAAGCACTGCTTAAACTGCTCAACGCTTACTTCCGCCGCATGGTGGACGTTGTGTTCAAGCACAACGGCACGCTGGATAAATTTGTCGGCGACGCGCTCATTGTGGTTTTCAACGACCCGTTCGACCAGCCGGACGCGGAAAAACGCGCTGTAATCTGCGCCGCGGAGATGCAGAAAGAGATCGCCCGCTTCAACAGGGAGCAGGAAGCCGCGGGCGGAAAAATCCTGGGCGTAGGGATAGGCGTGCACTGCGGCCCCGTGATAGCCGGGAATGTCGGGTCCGAATCCCGTATGGATTACACGGTAATGGGCGATACGGTAAATTTCACTTCCCGGCTGCAGGGCAAAGCTCCGGCCGGGACGGTTTATGTTTCCTCGGCGGTTCAAAAGAAAACCATGGCGGACTTCACCTACCACAGCCTGGGCGCCATGGAATTCAAAGGCTATAGCGAGCCGGCCGAAATCCACGAATTGCTGAATTAA
- a CDS encoding zinc ribbon domain-containing protein, with protein MSENLIGFTSNFADNSTEAGFQFTFFCDTCKEGYKTRFTESKTYKKKKFFKGLGDVIGAVAQMAGKSGLGYGISRGTDAISERFTGMSPEWHKEHETAFELAQNEARGYFKRCPKCNKWVCETCWNEQEGLCVTDAPRANVEIAAAKSRKMVQDIDAAAAATPVFTGKVESKQTICPKCGKPAGEGKFCGNCGAPLGLVKCPKCGAQNQQGVNFCGECGTKI; from the coding sequence ATGTCAGAGAACCTTATAGGCTTCACCAGCAATTTCGCGGACAACAGCACCGAGGCCGGCTTCCAGTTCACCTTCTTCTGCGACACCTGCAAGGAAGGCTATAAAACCCGCTTCACTGAATCCAAAACATACAAGAAAAAGAAATTCTTTAAAGGGCTGGGGGATGTCATCGGCGCTGTGGCGCAGATGGCCGGGAAGTCCGGCCTGGGCTATGGCATATCGCGCGGCACCGATGCCATAAGCGAACGCTTTACCGGCATGTCCCCTGAATGGCACAAAGAGCATGAAACAGCTTTTGAACTGGCGCAAAACGAAGCCAGGGGATATTTCAAGCGATGCCCCAAGTGCAATAAATGGGTTTGCGAAACCTGCTGGAACGAGCAGGAAGGGCTCTGCGTTACGGACGCGCCCAGGGCGAATGTGGAAATAGCCGCGGCAAAATCCAGGAAAATGGTGCAGGACATAGACGCGGCGGCCGCCGCCACGCCGGTATTTACCGGCAAGGTGGAAAGCAAGCAGACCATCTGCCCCAAATGCGGCAAGCCCGCCGGCGAGGGAAAATTCTGCGGCAACTGCGGCGCCCCGCTGGGGCTGGTAAAATGCCCGAAGTGCGGCGCGCAGAACCAGCAGGGCGTCAACTTCTGCGGCGAATGCGGAACTAAGATCTGA
- a CDS encoding peptidyl-prolyl cis-trans isomerase, with protein MKKTIFFTALLAGFTVTDIAIGPWQASAAAWAAGPKVVATVNGKAITADEVTMRLWWQHATQTLSDIMDDHLLLEEASRRKVTADEKEVDKKLEELRANYKDKAEFEHSLTAVNWSEQDLKNLIRNQITIRNTVIKAGTITVTDEDAQNYYTKNKENFITPESANLLQIFVDTKTEADDAYLALKAGADFAELASTKSTDENLKKNGGKMGFVSKGRLLPGIEKEVFALKPGEYTKPLPTGAGYSILKLEELKPRQEVSYETAKENIKASLLNQALSKEIPKLLAELRAKAKVDMAK; from the coding sequence ATGAAAAAAACAATATTTTTTACCGCGCTGTTGGCTGGCTTCACAGTTACGGACATAGCCATAGGCCCGTGGCAGGCCAGCGCCGCCGCCTGGGCGGCCGGGCCCAAGGTTGTGGCCACCGTAAACGGGAAGGCCATAACCGCCGACGAGGTTACAATGCGCCTTTGGTGGCAGCATGCCACACAGACTCTTTCCGATATTATGGACGATCACCTTTTGCTGGAGGAGGCCTCACGCCGGAAAGTGACGGCGGATGAAAAGGAAGTGGATAAAAAACTTGAGGAACTGCGCGCCAATTACAAAGACAAGGCGGAATTTGAACACAGCCTCACGGCCGTGAACTGGAGCGAGCAGGACCTGAAAAACCTTATACGGAACCAGATAACCATCAGGAACACCGTGATTAAGGCGGGAACGATAACCGTAACGGATGAAGACGCCCAAAACTACTATACTAAGAACAAAGAAAATTTTATCACGCCCGAATCCGCGAACCTTCTTCAAATATTCGTTGATACCAAGACCGAAGCCGATGACGCTTACCTGGCGCTCAAAGCCGGAGCCGATTTTGCCGAGCTCGCAAGCACTAAATCCACGGACGAGAACCTTAAGAAAAACGGCGGGAAAATGGGCTTCGTCTCAAAAGGCAGGCTGCTGCCGGGGATTGAAAAAGAGGTTTTCGCGCTAAAGCCGGGCGAATATACCAAACCCCTGCCAACCGGCGCCGGATACAGCATACTGAAGCTGGAAGAGTTAAAACCCCGGCAGGAAGTAAGCTATGAAACCGCCAAAGAAAACATAAAGGCATCCCTCCTGAACCAGGCCTTATCAAAGGAAATACCGAAGCTGCTGGCCGAACTGCGCGCAAAGGCAAAAGTGGATATGGCCAAGTAA